The following is a genomic window from Strix uralensis isolate ZFMK-TIS-50842 chromosome 3, bStrUra1, whole genome shotgun sequence.
TAACAGAGTTTGCCCAGTAGGAACCCATCAGAATGATCTTCCCTGCTACTTTCTCAAGTTTCAGTGCAGTCTGCATCTGCTCTGCCCCTTCCTGCAGTCCTGCCAATGAAAAACTGGAACATGTGTCTGCAAGCACATATAAACACTCACTCCCTTCTCTTACAGCTACGAGCCTGAATTGTTTCCTGGCTTAATCTACAGAATGATCAAGCCACGGATTGTtctgcttatttttgtttctggaaaAGTGGTTTTAACTGGTAAGTGAAGACAGTATCTCACTCCCGTAGGTTAGATTTAGGCTGCATGACAGAGAACACGCAATGAGACCAGAGGTATGTAAGCTGCTACATACCTTCTTTAGAGGTGACAGTACTGACAAAGAACAGATAGTATTCTGTGATGAGAATGTACAAAGCAAACCCCCCATTTGGCTAAATCCATATAAGCAATGATCATGAATCCTAGTTAAGTACACAGGTGCCCAAAAAGCTGTAAGAGTGCAGGTAACATTTCTGGCAAAATCTGAGTCTGTCTCTGTGTGCTGGATGTGTGTAACTGAGCTAACTGTTCTTTGACAGCTTGCCTGGAGGCTGCTGCCATTCTCCATTGATACAGCAGCCACAGAAGGGGAGATACCTGGGCTCTAGGACCTCCTCAGCCTCAGGCACTCCACCTCCAcccttccttttccccttgtGCTGAGTCTtgctatggagaaaaaaaaaaaacaggagtcTCGCAGACAAGAGGAGGAGCGCAGACAAGAGGAGGAGCGTGTCCCTGCAGTACGGCAAGTGGCAGGCCTCTGCCACTCCAGACCTTGCTCCCCACGATGTTCACACTCTCAAAAAAAGCTCCACCAGTTAGGCCTTTCTGCAGAAACATCCTATGGGGCTGCACTTTGGAGTTGGATCTCCTGCAGAAATTATGTCTAGGAAAATGCCATTTTCAAGTATAGCGTAAGCATGAAGATGCTAAGGAAAGTTTTACCAGTTACCAGAATAAACAGTGAGAAGGCTGGTAACGTGTGCTCTGTATGAAATgtgtattgggaaaaaaaaaagggatttatgGATACATAAAAACAGGAATTTATGGATATGCATAGGTTTTTATGTAGAGTTGCATTCTAATAAACATTCTAAAAGCTAAAATTAAGTATGTGGTGAAAGGTACAAACTAACTTAATTCTCTCATTTTCTAGGTGCTAAAGTACGAGCAGAAATCTATGAAGCATTTGAAAACATCTATCCCATTTTAAAGGGATTCAGGAAGACAACGTAACAGTTTCTACATCTTTCGGAGAAATCAGGGgtatattttaaaaggtattgtGTATGGCACAGCAGTAACAAGAGATGGACTTCCAGTGAAGCTGCAACACCAGGACTTGGACTATTTCCCAGTTAGTGCCTACTTCCCTGATGCTCAAGGGGAACTGTATTCTTGATTATGTCTACTGAGTTACTGTGAGTTGCTTTACTGGGCTGTTCCTGGAGCAGTCCCTCCCAAGTTTTATTTATATTCTAGCTTTTGAATAGTTTTAATGCCAGTTCTATTAATAGAAAATCCGTAagttggtttaaaaaacaaatgcaactgTGTCACTCAGTGTATAAACCACTTAAATTGCCATGTATATATGTTTTAACTTCCTTCCATATGACCatagtttttataattttcagaacttaagcttttaaattttttcaattttaaatttctttggtGCCAGACACATTCCCTCTTTCCAGTATTAAGCAAGACAGAAtaaatttattaatgaaaatggctcactgtacatatatatataatatataccttccttctctttcctccttcagcTCCACATGTACAATAAACCCTCTTTGTACAATTACGGGAACTgtcttaatgcattttaaaattacccAGCTGGTAGAATGAAAtacattgaaaattattttttttaatttaatctggaTTTTTCAATAGCACATGCTCTACTGTGACTTGTCATTTTGAGAGAAATCTTAACAATGCTCTGACTTGCTTACCAGCAGTCACATCCTTGGCAACATCTAGCTTGACTATTTGTAGTATGTTAAAGAGGTGACTGGTTAAAGAAGTTTGTGTTCAAGTGTGTGTTGCCTTACGTCCAACAGATCGGGTTTATGCAAGTCTTAAACAGCTACATTGGGCTGAATTGGAACAAAAGATCCCTGCTTAGCTTCTAGAATTTCTTCAAATTACTACTTTTGTATTTTACCAACTATGACAGTCTCACTATATTAGTGTTCCTGTAAAGTGTCAAGGTCCTTCCGACTGGAGTCAGTATGTACATAATCTTCCCTCTGAACTGTGCTTGAAGCTTAATGGGCTGAGaactaaaaataaactttttttctccagtaaatTTCCAGTAATAGTAACCTCCTTTCTATGACTTGCACATTCTTTCAAAAAAGCTTTTATCTAAAACTAACCCAACTGTAACCATGGTCTCATTATTTGTCATTGCAGACAAAATGAAGTTTAGTTTTGGCTGGCATTGCTACTGCCCCCTTTGCAAATGCTGAGTGACCTTTCCTTATTGACTCTACTCCCTCCACAGTGGCCTACACTGGTGTTCCTCCAGGCATTTTAATAATTGGTTTCATGGATCTTGGCAGAAAGCTGCTGTTTAACAGGGCAGCTTTACAAGGATCAGTTCGAGAAACCCAAACACCACATCGCCTTCAGTGCCGTGCCACTCTGTGCTGTGAGCTAGCGAGTGTTGCCGAGTGCTCTTGAACACGACCATATGACTGTCTGTGGTTTTGCAGGACCCTGAACTATTACCAGCTTAGCTGCAATACTGTTAACTCGGCAGGAGAACTTGGAGCCTTAAGTAACTGTGggatgttttcaataaaaatcaGTCAAGCTGTACTATAGCAACTTAAGAGACTGCTGTTCCAGAACGTGTACTAAGGCTTAAAATGACCCTTTTAGAAATTAAGTTCTGACGAAACAGTTTCTGCATAAAGCATTTCCTGCCTGCTTATTTATTCCCAACACCTAAATTAATACAAAAGAACTGCAACAGTGGGCCTAGGGCTTTCAGAAAAATCACCTTCACAATCACCGGTAAGCAGACATGAATGGTTTGAGCAGGGTAAGGGAGTAAGGAACTGAGGAAGTTCTATACTGagatacaaacacacacaaaaaagcctttcttttctgcaaaCATAGCCACAGCCACAGGAGTAGTTAACCAACTACCACAGCAAATTCAGCATTATGGTTTCCCTTTTCTCTTACCTCAGCTACATGGCACTGAAATAGCAGAAGAATCCCTGCAGAGGACACTTACTTTTAAACTTCACCAAAGATGGCAGACTTAAGGTACAATTCAGCTAAGTAACAAGACAAACATGTTCTGGTGTGGCTGGATTTGTTTAAACTGCTTCAGGACCAAATAGTCTCATGCAGAAATAGTTTAATTCAGTAAAAACACAATTTTTGTGCATTCTGTCTTGAATGAACATGTAACAGCTGCCAAGTGAGAAGCGGACTTAAGTTCCACAGTGAAAAGCTCCACAGCTTTGTCTTAGGTATGACATCTGTACACCTCCTGAGCATAAGCACTCAAGTGACCTTACAACAGTCTGCTTTTCTCTGTGAATGAATGTTAATTTTTgagcagcacaaaaaaaatcatgacagGCAACAAGCTAAGTTCTTGAAGTTCAGTCACCTACAAAAGATACTTTCACCAATccagaaatatttcatctttatttaaaCATTCGGAATTGAGATTTGAAGTGAAATTCACCGAACAAATGCATCTGGCTTCATTACCAGCTTGAAGTAAAAGCTCCTGTGGAGCACAACAGAGGCTGTCAAGGTCTACTTTTAGTAGTTTTATCACTGTTGTAAGAGTTACCAGTGACTTCAGTTCAATTATGCTTGCAAAGTGCAGAGATGCACTAAACAAGGCAAGTGTTCTATTTAGACGACTCAACTCAGTAACTTGATGGAAGTTAAACAGAGCCTGCAGAGAAGTCTTGTTTCCATATGAACTCTTCCAGGTATTCATTTCCCTCGCCGCAGTTGTCAGCACAAGTGTACACCACCAGTGTCCCCCAGTCAATGCTCTCTCCAAGGCTGTCAACCTGAAGGTGGTTCAGAAGCTGCGGCATAATCTTCAAGGAAAAACAAGGGTTTAGAGGCAGGTCACAGCTCTCTACCCTCTCCCTGACGAAGGGTCCTGCCCTCATTTATGTTCTCTTGCATCAAAATCCCAAATCAAAGCTACTAAGTAACACACCAGctcaaataaaacaaatgtgGGATTCCCAAAGCAGTGTAGTAGACAGCCCCACTTATTTTACCTACAGAAGTTTTATTTGACTAAGTGTTGCCTGATTTGTAAGCCTACTTCCATTTGAAATTACCTTCAAAACTATGTTTTGCCTTTGCATGACATTAAGTGTATTCAGCATACAAACACTTCTAGCATTCAAAATTCCACAGCTGAATACTACCAGCCAGACATATTTCCACTTCACATCAtggaggctttttaaaaaaaatatacaatacCAGACTCCTATTACTTAAGAGATGATTTCATATCCACAAGTGCACCATTTTATGCATGGTGCAAATTAACAGATGGGAACCTACGTTCTATATGTGAAAGTCTTATGGGAAAAAGCAGTTACAACAGTAAGGGCTCTGTACAATTTAGCATAGTTAGTTTGAGCAACTTCTTGCTCTAATTACAAGCCAACATCTATACAACTAGATTCTGTTAATTCTGAACTACATTacctgtattatttttaaatgcatttacatACCTGGAATTCAAAAACCCTTCTGGCACCACATAAACAATTTGGGATATCGTTTTCTTCAGGAATATTTTCACCCGATACCCAGATCGggccttctcctcctctgcagtaTCTAATAATCTGAATAGAGCAGAAGTTTAAGTTCTCAAGACTTTCTTTTCATCTTGGTATGACAAAGGTGTAAGATAGTGCAGAAAAAGGTGAGTTCCTTTAAGTAATACTCACGGCAAAGTCTATCAGTTGCAAATGCAGTATCTAAGACAGACAGGTTCTTTATATAAGTTTTCTTAACTATTTGAATCATGCAAGTATTCATACAACATGTTTTCAATGATCCAGAGATAAATTGCAATGATTTGTAGTTCTCTAATTAAAGGACCCAGAAATGCTAGGTCATGTATTTTGTAGTCTTGAGATAGAGGAAGAGCAGACTGATAATTAGCACAGGGAAGCGTACAGAAAATCAGGAATGATCTTTCTATTTGCAGATCTGCATCTAAATGGAAGGGGCCTGTCCCACCATCCGAGAAGGAAGTGTTTTCAGACAGTCACATCCTTTGTTATTCTGTTACTatctaaatatttatatagcaAATCAGGCATTATCAAGAAGAGCACACTTAGGCAGATCAGTTCAGAGAGAGAAGTGATGCATCTACCCCAAGCAGAGGAGGGAACAGACTCAAAGTCTCCTACTTTCTGGGAGTGCAGCTTAACCCCTCAGCTACTAGGTAAAACatggaaagaatttcttcttcctcctccacttTCATGGATTTTAAGGCCTGCGTTTCCTCTGAATGGAACCAGTAACCATGTTTTTGTTTGATAATGTGGCTTTTTTCAGCCTCTTGTGTTAGCAAGAAATAGCACGGGGggagatttctgttttaaatagtTGAAATTTTAAAGCCATCACTAATTTCTTCAACCTTAAAAAAAGCCAAACGAACGCCCCTGTGCAACTGGTGACAGTGACAGAGCTCCTCTCTGCAGTTATGGTTCTGCTGAGAAGGAAAGCTGACAGGGCcaaggcctggggaagagtgcaATGGTTCAGCACCTCCTTTGGTAGAACCACTTCACAGGATGGCAGGTCCTCCCCCCACTATGTTGGCTTCAGCACCCCTGTGCCTTCTCATCCTGACTAATTTCTGCTTGAGATAGATGAGCAGGTGCTAAATTCTTACTTGGGCATAAATCAAGTTCTGCACATAAGAAACACTGGAGTATGTTGGTTAAGGTGTGTGGAGGATGAGGAAGCATCCCCACTGCCATTTCTAACCATAGGTACAAAAGGCAGTGAAACATTTTGCAGGCACAGCAGGATGCTGTGCCAGAACATGCAAGTTCTAAGGCTGCCCCATCTTCTGACCTGCTCTGGTTCGGCAGCTACTCGTTCTTTAAACATCTGGAAGATCTTGTCGTCTTCAGTCTCATGTTTTGCCATTGCTTCCAAAGTCTCTTCATCTAAGGATTGAAATGCTTCacctaaacaagaaaaaaaaaatgcaaacatttgtgGGAATAGAAGGAAGATTGGTGAGGAGGACtgtaaacacgctcaagtgacttgcagctgtgGTGCCGAAAAACACCTATATCACACTAATTGTTGCTTAGCCCTGTGTGCTTGATGGCTACAATGTCTGCCcttagataacacaggcctgtgagagactcagaggcaccttatcgaacatccttgagattcctgccctgctgtgggaaagatcaaagcacagtggaaaagcaCGCCTGCAAAAATCATGGAtatatacaggcaaaagcagcaggccagggttcttctttttcccttctccttgtCCTGACTATCAAGGACCGAGGTCTGCAGTGCCTGCGTCCCCACTTGTGTGCCTCTGCCCAGGTGTTGCTGCAGAGATCCCTTGAGTCACAAAGTAATgggaataaatttactctttgcatttcatctgtggtttgtAGTTGTTCCTGCGTCCTGCCTGTGCCGGCTCACACACAGGCTAATGCAAGACAGCCAAAACTTAAAACAAATATTGCACCTGTAAGTGCATTTTGCTCTCAAGAATCATTCCTGGTGTAAATCACTCtgagactttttttgtttgtttgttttgtgacaTATTAAGATTCAGTCACACACAGATCCATTTACTAGCCTTAGTTGCATTTTAAACATAGATGTTGGTACTGGAATGCTGGAAAGGGAAGGAGTTCATCTACCAAAGTTTATGGCTCCCAGCGGGTATCACTGAGACTGCTGAACCTTCAGAATGTGACATCTGGAAAAGGCCACCCATGCCGTGCGTGTGCCAGACTTCAGCTTCTAGCTCTGACGAGTGTTACACTCCAACGTTCACATCAACAAGGGGCATTGAGCAGTCTCCAGACAGCTTCAGACCACAGTAAGGGACAGCTGGGAACCCAGCAGTCCTCCCCTGTAACACCACAGTCTCTCTCCACCCTGGGCATGTGCAGAGCCGGTGTGGTGAGCTGCAAACCCCTCATGAACtcagggggagcagggggaaaggggCCTGCACTTCAACTGCTTAATTCAAGATCAATTAAAACAGCCTCAAAAGAGTTTTCTTCTAGCACAGACAAGAAGattctttaaagtattttccaTAAATTAAGACAAATTGAACCAAGTCAAGCCAAGTGTCCAGCAGCAGGTGCTCTGGGCTCTGTTTTTCAAACTCCAGCTGTTTCTTACCCTCGGGAAGTACCCAGGGACACAGTGTAACTCCCAGCTACCTGCAGCTTCactgcagcaacagcagcttcAACAGCTCCTAGGGCTGGGGTTAGTAAGTCTCTCCCCTAAAATCAACTTATATTATGGGATATCTACAAAAAACTTGTATCACAAATAACTGTGGATTTAGCCTTTTGTCACCAGTAGTTTACAATAAACACttaaaatcacagtattttatattttaaagatgtgAGACAGGCTTCATTAGGAAGAATTACAGACAGCATCTTATTTCTTACCTGCACTGCCTGTAGCTCTGAGTTCCTCTTGTTCTTTTGGGCCCTTTGATGTATCTGCAGCTCCTTGTTCATCATCAGGATCTACACTACTGTCAGCAGGAAATTCTGGTTCCTCAGGTTCTATCAAAATTTCATATTCTGGAAAAAGGAATTCGTTATGCTCTGGAATCGAATCCGCTGAATCatctacaaaacagaaaagagataACACCTCACAACATCATCTCGTATTTCACATCCTTCTCCCCAAAAGCTACACAGCAAACTACATAGCAAAAATACAGCACAAACATTGCATGAACAAGAACAATTTACATCACAGCTAGACCTgatttaaagagaagaaagatttttatatTAAGGACGGTAGAAAACTACAACAGGTGACATGTTGCTTTGAATCTCTGTAAATCCAAGAGACATGGAAGACAGGGTTAgcagttgcattttaaaaaccaaaacctgcaGTCTGACAGCTCTGTGCACATCTCTAACTAGCATATGCACAAAAGTCAACCATGCATCAGATGCCCTGAGGCCAtaccattttttttacttttctgctgCATATTGAGTAGGCAAAGTTTCCACAAACACATCAGTACACCTTCCATTACAACAGTATTACCTACATGCTAGTACATGTTTCAGGTTTCTGCTGTTTCAATTAAATGTTTAATATGCCTGACCCATAACCTGATTTGCACAAATCAACTTCTTGTGTTTTGCTTATTTCCACTTCCTACAAAGTTTTTGGGACTAGTATCCTACAATGTATGATGGGGGATATATTGCACACACCAAGTTTCATTGCCCCATTATTAATGTGATacttctgaagatgaaaaaaatactttaaatactcTGTCCCTTTAACAACCAGCAAACAAGCAAGCGTATGAATGAGACAAGAGAGCAGGTGAGGGGATGGTTTAAGAAAAGGGTCTCTAAAACGGCACACTCATGGGAACTACTCCTTTCATCTACTGACCCTCACAGTATCCTATGAAGGCATCACCTCTGTATGTATGTTCCTTTACAAGTATGAATAAGCCATCTTAAAAGTAgcctgcaaagggaaaaaaattggtCTACaccttttcagctttttatgaCATAAGGCAGAGCGAAAGAGGTCTTTGAAAGAGACCAGAGGTACGCCTTAAATTTATTAGCCTCCCAGGAACAAACAACAAAGGTCCCACGTGCTTATGTCAGATTAAGTAAACatctaagagaaagaaaagcaccgGAAGGAATTGCTGATGGTTTCCCCACAAATCACAAAGCAACGCAGAGGCCGCGgcctcccttttctctcttctctgcagGCCCCTTCCCCGCCGGCAGGACTGCCGGTTTTGCAGCGGCAGCGTTTGCCGGCGAGCCCCCCACCGCCCAgcggggaagcggcggggccAACGGCCGACCTGCCGCCCGGCTCCCGGCCGAGACCCACCTCCGGCGGCGGCGTGCTGTCCGCAGGCCCGCCGGTGCCCCCGCCGCCAGTCCAGCGCCTGGTGCTCGGGGCCGCAGTaggcggcgcggcggcagcgcccgcagGCGCGGGGCCCCAGGCAGCCGCAGACGCGGCAGAGCGCGGCGCCGCAGCGGAgccggcgggggggcgcgggggcaggacccggcggcggctcctcggGCGGCGGCTCCTCGGGGTAGGTGTCGTTCTGCCGCGGCAGCTGGTTCCGGAACACTGCGGGAGAGAGGCGGCGGTCAGTGGGGCGGCGGCCGGCCGGGCCCTCGCTCCCTCCCCGCGCAGCCACCCCCCGCCTCACCGCAGAGGGGCCCCCGCGGGCCCGGCAGGCGGTAGCAGGCGGCGCCGCGGCAGGCGAAGACGAAGAGGGTGCGGTGGAAGGCGGCGGGGCGGTGGGGCAGCGGCGCGTACAGCTGGAGCAGGAAGGCGCAGGGCTGCTGGCAACGGCCGCAGCgcagggcggcggggcccggcagcCCGGCCTCGCCCAGCCACGCCGGCCGCCCCCCGACCTTGCTGGGGAAGTAGGCGCTGCGCAGCCGCCAGGCgccgcccggcccctccgccgccgccgcaaAGCCCAGCTCCACGCCGGCCGCCATCTTGCTGCCGGAAGGGCGCCGGGCCTGCCTCGCGCCGGAAGCGCCCGCCCCCAAGGGCCGCCGCGCGCCGCTGCCCCCGTGGCCGCTGCTCGTCGCCGCTGTGGTTTTTGTAACGGAGCGGAGGCGGGAAAGGCGGGAGGCCTGAAGGGAGCCGCAGTCAGCAGCGGGCAGAGCTCCAGACACGTTAACGACGCTgctttaattccatttttaaacagaacattcatgaatgtaattaaaataatgccaaaaccaaacccaacacaatTAACATTTCTGGTTATTGCCCAAGATCTGATTTGTGCTCTTCGTTCCTAGGGCCTTAACTTACATTTAGCCAGCCAGCAAcgtatttttctaaatattaattttaatagcaAGTCTTTTAATTCTGTTACATTTTCACATCCATGAAATATTTGAAACCAACCACATTCCTTGTTACAAGtctagaaaaatgtatttaagttgCCATTACTGCGCATATCTCtttaaatatcaaaaaaaaaaaaaaagacaatgtttaatctgttttaaaaaacaaaacacagtgagGATACAAATACAACTCTAACCCTCGGCGGCAACAGTTTCTAAGCGGTAATGGCGTGCCACCCTGCTGAAAGAGACCCCTCTGCCTCCCAGGCTGGCCGCGCCGAGCGAGAAGGGAACCGAGCCAGCTCCGGCCCGGCTCtgggggggtgctgaggggtgcTCTCAGCAGGCGCTTACATCCACTCACAGCATCAGGAGCCACTTAGAGTCGTGCAGCCACAGGTTTCTGTACAGGTATCCTAGCGTctaacaggggggaaaaaaaaattatcatcaaaGTGTTGTAAATAACAACtctgttaaattacttttttgctttattttccttggtCATTGGGTTGTACAGTGTTTCAAATAAAGAAGGGAGATTCAAAGCTGCAGTGAATGACATCAGAAAAAGTATTGTAAAAAAAGCATTAGgttttttatacagaaaaatctaAGGAACTACTAAGGAAAAAACACTACATCTAACATATATGCATCGTCCAGAGTTAATTTACAACTTGAGAACCCCTTTTCAAATTCATTAGAGAACACTTACCAAACATGTCCAGGATTTTATTAACAGCCTCTTGATTTACATTGTAAGTGAATCCATTGGACctgcagttaaaagaaaaaaaacctgtttcttcaGTGAATATTTCCTATTCCAGTCATTTTTATACAAATAAACTgaacattttcataattatatCATATTTTTCATCCTGACAGCATACATATTAATTTTAAGGACAGGGCAGACTTCTAAGCAGATTATATTTGAAGAAGTTATGGTTTCTTTATCCTTCCTCTTGGTCACAG
Proteins encoded in this region:
- the PDCD2 gene encoding programmed cell death protein 2, producing the protein MAAGVELGFAAAAEGPGGAWRLRSAYFPSKVGGRPAWLGEAGLPGPAALRCGRCQQPCAFLLQLYAPLPHRPAAFHRTLFVFACRGAACYRLPGPRGPLCVFRNQLPRQNDTYPEEPPPEEPPPGPAPAPPRRLRCGAALCRVCGCLGPRACGRCRRAAYCGPEHQALDWRRGHRRACGQHAAAGDDSADSIPEHNEFLFPEYEILIEPEEPEFPADSSVDPDDEQGAADTSKGPKEQEELRATGSAGEAFQSLDEETLEAMAKHETEDDKIFQMFKERVAAEPEQIIRYCRGGEGPIWVSGENIPEENDIPNCLCGARRVFEFQIMPQLLNHLQVDSLGESIDWGTLVVYTCADNCGEGNEYLEEFIWKQDFSAGSV